The uncultured Fusobacterium sp. sequence AATTCATGACTAACTGAATTTATAAATTCCTTTTCAAATTTCATAAATTTTTGATTTTTTTCTAGCTCATATTTTAATTTTTTATTTAATATTTTTAATTCATCATTATTTTCCTTTAAATTATCTGCCATTGAAGCAATGTTATTTCCTAAAATATTTAATTCATCTTTTCCTTTAAAATCTATACTCTTAGAAAAGTCTAAATTTAAAACACGTGTTGAAATATCTTCCAATACCTCTATTGGAACTGCCATTTTCTTTGATATAAAATAAGCTAAAATTAAAATTATCACAACTAAAAAAGGTGTTACATAAAAGTACGAAGATAAAATAGTTCTATAAATAACATCTGGAATTACCATCAAAGATGAAATTATAACATATTTATTTCTATCTACTTTCTTTATAATATAAATTCTATCTAAAAGATTAGAAACTCTTTCAAATCTTATTCTAGTATCATTAACTTTTAATTTTTTTAAATCTATCTTCCAAACTTTTCTATTAAAATACTCAAATATCTTATAGCCATCTTCTCTAGCATCAATAACTTCAATTTTTATATCTTTCTTTTTCTCTAATTCTTCTTTTTCTCCAGCTTTTAAAGAATTTAAAGTATTTTTATTTATAATATAAGTTATTTCACTTAACTCAGAAATTTTCTTGTTTTCAACATACTGTTTCATATAAAGTCCATGAAAACTATACAATAATACTAAAGGAATATAAGTAATTATTAGTAATGTAAAAAAAATCTTATAAAATATCTTTTTCATTCTATTCCCCTTAGTCTATCTCAAATTTATATCCAATATTTCTAACAGTTTTTATATATTCCTCTCCTATTTTTTTTCTTAAATTTTTTATATGTGCATCTATAATTCTATCGCTTCCTTCAAAATCATATCCCCATATTTCTACAAGCATCTTCTCTCTTCTCAAAGCTATATTAGAATTTTTTATCATGTACATAAGTATCTCATACTCTTTAGGTGCTAACTCTACTCTTTCCCCTTCTATGCTCACAGTATGAGAAATATCATTTATCTCTATTTTTCCAACTTTTAAAATATCTTCTTTTCTATTTTCTCTATTTTTTAAAATTGTTTTTATTCTTGCCAATAATACTTTATTACTAAAAGGTTTAGTTATATAATCATCAGCTCCTAATTCTAGTCCAAATACTTCATCATTTTCGTCAGTTCTAGCAGTCATAATTATTACTGGTACTGAACTATATTTTTTAATCTCTCTACAGATACTCCATCCATCTTTTTTAGGCAACATAATATCTAATAAAACTAAGTCAAATGATTTTGCATAAAAAAGATTTATTCCCTCTTCACCATCTTCAGCCTCTTCAACTTCATATCCAAAAGCTGATAAATATACTCTTAAAATATTCCTAATCTCTTTTTCATCTTCTATTATAAGTATTTTTTTCATATTTTTACTCCCAGTTTTTTTTAAATTATACCATACTATTAAATAATAAAAAACTTTTTATTATTTTACCATTATAGTTTTATAATTTTAACATCTACTTATAAAAAAAGAATGCATTTTTTATAAAAAAACTTTTATACTTCTAACAAGTTTTATTCGTAAAAATCACTTTTTACTAATATAGAATATCTTTCTTAATAAAATTAAAATAATCTTAATATTCTTTTTATGAATAAAAAATTAAAAAAAATCTATATTTATAACATGTTGATTTTATAATTCTATACTATAGTTAATCTATAAGAAAAGTGCTAAGTTTTCTTAAGTTCAAAAATTAAAGGTAGTATATAATCTCCCATAAAATAGACTGCCTTTAATTAATGTTAATAACTGATCTACTTAGTAGACAGTTTATTTATATAAAAGATACAGGGGGTATTTTTATGAAAAAATCTTTATTATTAGTAGGTGCATTTTTAACAGTAGCTGCTATGGCTCAAGCAAAAGAAGTTGTGCCAGAACCAGTTGTAGTTGAGGAAGCTCCAGTACAAGTTGTTGAAAAAGAAATAATTGTTTACAGAGACAAAGAAGAAGGATTTAGACCTAATGGATATGTAGATCTTCAATACAGATGGTATGGAGATACTGAAGGACAAAATGAAGATATAGGGGATGCTCCAAAAGATTCTACTGCTTGGAATAAAGCTAATAACTATTCAAGAGTTCAACTTCAAGGAAAAATTAATATGACTGAAAACCAATCCCTTGAATACAGAATAAGAACTTATGATGAACTTGATAAAGAAGAGGAAAGAATCAATAAATCTGGTACTGAAACAAGATTAAGATATTTCTATAACCATGGATATCTTGGAGATTCTAAAGTTAATTTAACTTCAAGAGTTCACTATAAAAATAATGGACATGATGATAATTCTCAAGAATTAGAATATCAAGCAAGATTTAATTTTGCTGAATATATGTTTAACAATGACTATATAAAAACTACTGATT is a genomic window containing:
- a CDS encoding response regulator transcription factor, with the protein product MKKILIIEDEKEIRNILRVYLSAFGYEVEEAEDGEEGINLFYAKSFDLVLLDIMLPKKDGWSICREIKKYSSVPVIIMTARTDENDEVFGLELGADDYITKPFSNKVLLARIKTILKNRENRKEDILKVGKIEINDISHTVSIEGERVELAPKEYEILMYMIKNSNIALRREKMLVEIWGYDFEGSDRIIDAHIKNLRKKIGEEYIKTVRNIGYKFEID
- a CDS encoding cell wall metabolism sensor histidine kinase WalK; its protein translation is MKKIFYKIFFTLLIITYIPLVLLYSFHGLYMKQYVENKKISELSEITYIINKNTLNSLKAGEKEELEKKKDIKIEVIDAREDGYKIFEYFNRKVWKIDLKKLKVNDTRIRFERVSNLLDRIYIIKKVDRNKYVIISSLMVIPDVIYRTILSSYFYVTPFLVVIILILAYFISKKMAVPIEVLEDISTRVLNLDFSKSIDFKGKDELNILGNNIASMADNLKENNDELKILNKKLKYELEKNQKFMKFEKEFINSVSHELKTPIAIINGYIEVLQDKIIINEEEIEKIYSVMYKEGLYLDKMIKDLNSYHSYEHEFFTIKKERFNFKEFLQSVLNKYLLDIEEKNIKLKIDIEDKIIEEDLQKIDVVVNNLLTNSITYVDTRAIINIVFKNNILTIENSCEYISEENMERIFKPFYKLDFSRKRKYGGTGLGLSIVKNILDLLQYLYKVRFDKERGFFIFQINFK